The following nucleotide sequence is from Mesorhizobium sp. CAU 1732.
CGTCCGTAGGACGCGCGGCGATCGACGCGTCAGCGCAGCGTCGCGATCAGCGCTCCCAACTCGCCCAGATGCTCGATCTTGCGATAGCGCGGATGCTGATCGGGTTCGTCGATCCGCTCCAGAACCCACGTCAGGTCGTGCGGAATATAGACGCCCCAGCTTCCGGCTTCGATCGCGGGTGCGATATCCGATTTCAGCGAATTGCCGACCATCATGCTGCGTGCCGCGCCGTCTCCGTGGCGGCTGAACACGCGCTCATAGGTCGCCGCGTTCTTGTCGCTGACGATTTCCACACCGTCGAAAAAGTCGCCGAGCCCCGACTGTGCCAGCTTGCGCTCCTGGTCGAAGAGATCGCCCTTGGTGATCATCACGAGGCGGAAATCCCCCGACAACGCCTCCAGCGTTTCGCGGACATGCGGCAGCGTCTCGATGGGATGGCGCAGCATCTCGCGGCCCATGCCGAGTATGTCTCCGATGACACTGGCCGGCACGCGACCTTCGGTGACCTCCACGGCAGTCTCGATCATGGACAGCGTGAAGCCCTTTATGCCGAACCCATAGTGGCCAAGATTTCGCTTCTCCGCCTCCAGCAACCGGTCCTGCAAATGGTCGGCTTCCGCATAATCCGTCAGAAGCTCGGCAAATCTCGTTTCAGTCAGACGAAAAAACTGTTCGTTCTGCCACAGCGTGTCGTCTGCATCGAAACCGATGGTGGAAAGCGTGCTCATGCCCCAATCTCGCACGAAGCCGCCCGGCAGTTCAATCTCAGGCCGCCGCGTCGCGCGCGGCATCCGCCAGGAACGCGAATGCATAGTCCGAGAACGACCGCCA
It contains:
- a CDS encoding HAD family hydrolase, which produces MSTLSTIGFDADDTLWQNEQFFRLTETRFAELLTDYAEADHLQDRLLEAEKRNLGHYGFGIKGFTLSMIETAVEVTEGRVPASVIGDILGMGREMLRHPIETLPHVRETLEALSGDFRLVMITKGDLFDQERKLAQSGLGDFFDGVEIVSDKNAATYERVFSRHGDGAARSMMVGNSLKSDIAPAIEAGSWGVYIPHDLTWVLERIDEPDQHPRYRKIEHLGELGALIATLR